The genomic DNA TGATAGTTCAGGAGCTACATTatgaataaaacaaaacaaaacacacGATTAAGCAATAAATGGCAAACGAGAAAGTAGTAACGCAATGCTAAAGCTCCAACAATCCAATTTCCATTAATATCCTATAAATTAGCCCCTGGACTAGTTTTCTCTTTGGTTAAAAAATGTTATTAGTCCTTTGTACTTCTATAGAATTTGAGATTGAGTCCATgtactttaaaagttaaaaattcaacCCTCTtacattttcaatttaaaaatcctagttcaatcattatcatgataatttctattaaaatttattatcttAACATAATTAATTTTCTGTCAATCATATATCACACCACATAAGAACAGCTTAATCAACATGCCAAATTGacaaaattttaatgaaaaatctTAAGATTTTAATGATCAGACTAGGATTTTTAAATCAAAAAAGTTAGAAGAACTTAATTTTAAACTTAATCTCAAATTTTGTCAAAGTATGAGGACTAACAGTATATTTTACCTTTTCTCCTTTCACTACTTAAATTATCATTTTGTCCACTTTTAGGGGTAAATTACGACAAAAATGATACTCTTAAGTAAAAAGTTTAGCTATCAAAGTGAAAATTTTTAGTATAATTCAAGAGCTAAATTATGaatgaaacaaaagaaaaacaaaagtaagCAAGAAATCCTTAACCTGAATCTTAGCTGTTGAATAATACGAAACGCTGAAATCAACAGAAGTAACGACACGATTGGCAAACGAGAAAATAGTAACACCACCGAGGAGATCGACCAACGATGCTAAAGCTCCAACATTCCAATTTCCATCAATATCCTATAAATTAATCCAGAAATTTTAAAAACCCATCAAGGATTGTTGAATAATCGAAGAAATaatcataagatttagtgaagaaaaaaagaaaacccaTAATTTGGATGGAGATTTTCATACAGAGACAGATTTTGGAACAACGAAATCAAATCGCATAAATCCCTTTTCGGCATGGATAACGCGTAGTCCTTGGAGAACTCTGGCATCCAATCCATGGCCTATTTTACCTTGAAGAATATCGCGAAGCCATGCTAAAGATGTCTGCAACGAATCATTTTCCATATCTTTGAAATTTCTCTCAGATTCTGATATTTCCTTTTGGTCCCTCTTGCAATGGGGATGCGGTGTTGTTTATTTCAACGCAGGTCTTCAACTGTTTTTTTATATTGTTACTGTTTACCCATCCTCAAATCATTTCCCTACGAAGACTTTTTAATGTTTTGAATAATTTTTAAGGTAAATATACAATTTGCTACCTGAACTTGGCTTCAAGGTTCAAATTGATACCTAAGAGTTTTTTTTATCCAATTAAGTACCtgaatttgtttttttttcaaattagcaACTAAACTTAGCTTTATAATTCAAATAAGTCATTTTCCATAAATACCAATTTGGATAATAAGCCAATTTCAAGTACCAAATTGAACCAAGTCAAGTTCAAGTACATAATTGAACCATAATAAACTTTTGATACCAAATTCAAGCACCGGGACTACTATAGTACTTTTACctaaaaaattacaaattaattaattataaattaaatagaaataaaatttggtttagtttaaagaagggataaatatcaaaactatacatAAACTTTGATCTAATGTGCAATATCATTCAACACTATTTTATGTTATATATTGCAtctacaaataattatattaattcaatatgaaaataaatgtatgtatttatttctttaaatgtgtatgattgaatcaaaataaaattccatacatatatatatgctatatacatatatatgaaacACAAATCCAACCTCATGTATATAATTGTACTAAAACACAATTAGTGTatcaaattacacattaaatcaaattacatatataaatttaatatttatcttctCTAAAAGACCATAAACTAGAGCTACAACCCAATCATTAACCTAAAACTAGAGTGTACAAAACCTCATATGAAAAACACCTATCTTTTTCTTCAACTCTTAGAGAGGGGCTATGTGATAATTTTATAGAGTTATGGGACTTTtggataaactataaaaatagtcatctAACTATACACTTGATTTTAGTTTAGTAATTcgactattaattttttttatttagttatttaattttttaaaattaaagttttcaGTTGGTCTGTTGTTTGTTGCCCTTAACGGAAGTATAAGGTGGGTCTTTTTTATTGGTcttataataaatttaactctctaatatttacacattctattaatttgatctaaatctaaaaaattcaacaaattgaCCTAATAATGTATCTATtagaactaaaatgacaaattttgtaaatattgaagtataaatttgttaaattgattAACTCGCAAATCGATACAAACGAATTGagcagaacaaaaaaaaaaacatgttcaACTTATTGAATCAATTTTCTctcttgttaatttttttatgattttttaataatttatttaaagttaTACTACActtaatgttattaaattattagtaagtttacgttttggACACTTaacttaaaaatttagaaaatgatcacgaaactattcgaaagttttcatagttactgaactattcaaaagtttgtATTTAAGTCATTAGGTtattaagctttttttttttaacgatAGTTCAACTAACAAACTCCAAACAACAATTCGACAATCGGTAAGGTGGATCAATACCAATTGACAAGTAGAAGAGTATACCTTAAATCTAAATCGATCTGACAGTTAATGTTATTTAGATTTTGGTTTGCATATTCATAACGTTCAAAgttgttttataaaaaaaattgaattgtagaagagaaaaGGAAAGATAGCTTTCAATTGTTGTAAACTGAGAAGGCTATAAATAATGATTTTAAAAGCTCAGCGACTTAAATTACAACTTTCAAAATAGTTttgtgactattttgtaacttttttaagTTAAATGATCAAAAAGTAAACTTACTAACAG from Gossypium arboreum isolate Shixiya-1 chromosome 9, ASM2569848v2, whole genome shotgun sequence includes the following:
- the LOC108455700 gene encoding uncharacterized protein LOC108455700, giving the protein MENDSLQTSLAWLRDILQGKIGHGLDARVLQGLRVIHAEKGFMRFDFVVPKSVSDIDGNWNVGALASLVDLLGGVTIFSFANRVVTSVDFSVSYYSTAKIQEHVLIESKVSANKGNLIHVVVEVKRKGNGEVIAVGKQWMASNKLSVAQVSNL